The stretch of DNA GGGGTAAAGCTTGCGCAGCCGCCCGACAATGAAGCCCAAAAACATGTAGCGGGCCAAAATGAACACGATGTTCATCTCGACGATGGACACGAAATCGAACTGCGAAAACACCAGCGATGACAGCGCGATGGTCAAAACGCCCACGTACGGGCTGCGCCCGGACCGGTCGACCTTGCGGATGAACTGGGGAAACAGGTTGTCTTCCGACAACACCCAGAAACTGCGCGAACCCGACGCCAAATAGGTGTTGTAGATCGTGCACTGGCTCATGATGGCGACGATGAGGAAAATGGCCACGCCCGTATGCCCCAGCACCTGCGAAAAAATGGTGCCGAAGCCCAGCACCTCGTCCGAGAAGCCGCCCTCGATGCCCCATTCGGTCCACGACCCGACAGGATAGGCCCCCAAGCAGGCAAGCGTCGGCAGGATGTAGGACAGCGCGATAAGCGGCAGCGCAATGCGGAAGCCCTTCGCCACGTTGCGCGAGTCTTCGTACTCGCCCGACATGGCCGCGATGCACTCGTAGCCGCAATACATCCAAATGCCCAGGCCGATCGATTGCGCCAGGCAGTCCATCGGCGCGTCGGGGTCGGCGAAAATGGGATCGAAGGGGTTCGTCTGCCAGTTCATGAAGCCGAAAACGACCGCCATGCCGAACACGACGAGGATGAGCACCGAGAAAAACGAGCTGATGCGCTCCACTTCCACAAGGCCCACGAGATTGATGACCGTAAAGCACCCCACAACCAAAAGTTTCACGATGAACGAGCCGGCGTCGTCAAGCGTCAGCAGCTGGGCCGTATAGCCGCCCACCATGGCAATGTAGGCGCCGGACGAGATGTAGGTGTCCATGGACGTCCACCAGCCAGCCTGAAAGCCCCAGAATTCCCCGAACGCCTCTTTCGCCCAAGCGTAGATGCCGCCCTCGCGCGGCAAAACGGCGTTGGCCTCCGCGACCAGACGGCTGATCGGGTGGGCCCACACGACGGGCAGCACGATGAGGATGATGAGTGTAAGCCCTGGTCCCGAGGATGAAATGATCTCTTCGATGCCGAACGCGCCAGCCGACACCAAGCAAAACAGCATGAACGCGATGCCCAGTGCGCTGATGTTGCTTTTCCGCAAGGAACGCACCGATCCTTGCGGAGGATTCGGAGGAAAGAGCCCGTCACCCCCGGAGGGAGGTTGATCTTCAGAAAGCAAGAGGAGCCACCCCGCTTCACGCCGCGCCAATAAAGGGAGTCTGCAGTGTAAACGATTCGCCCCGTTTTCGCGAGGGGATTTTTGGATTGTCAAAGAGAAGCCGACAGAGAGGCGAGGGCGGCCGTCCACCAGGTGGCAGAGAGATGACAGAGGGACGGGGTATTCGCCACCTCGCCCTTCACCAACTTGCCCGCACGCCAGCCTGCGCTACTCGAACTCCTGCTGCAGCTGGCGGCACATCTCGCGCGCCTCGTCCACGTCGCCCCGCTTCCACAGCGCTTCGACCACCAAGACGTGGTTGCGCACGTCGTGGCGCAGGCGGGCGACCTGCTCGACTTCCTGCGCGACGCCGCGAAACTCTTTCGTAGACGCGTCGATCCGCTCTTCCAGCGCCTGCGAGCGGGCCTCGATCGCCTGCTTGCGCGCCGATATTGCCACGGCCAGCAAAATGACCAGGTCGGTCAAGAAAAACAGCCCGATGACCGCCACCGACATGCCCGTGACCAGCGGCTCGTCGCTCACCGATTCGCACACCCGGTTCATCAGCAGCGCAAGCGCCAATTGCACGGCGGGGAACCACAAAAAGTTAACCACGGTAAACGTTTGGTTGGAAACTGACCCGTCGCGAGAAAGCCCCAAATGCTTCAGCAGCTTCCCAAAACCGACGTATATGAGAAAGACGATCACCAGGTTCACAATGCTGAGCAGGGTAAATTCCGCAAGGCGTGGATAGACGACGTCGTAGTTGGCAACGGGCTCGCCCGAGATGACCATCCAGGCGAAGCTGAAGGGAAACTCCGTCAGCGCCATGACGATCACCGACATGAAGGTAACCACAAGCCGCGTCCAAAAAGGCATCGGGCCGAACAGGATCGGGGAAAACGCCAGCGCGTACGCGAAAACGATGCGCTGCCACGATCCGATTTCCCAGAACGCGAAGACCATCAGGACCATGCCCACGATCTGCACGGCCCAATAGAGCGCCTTGCGCTCAACGGCCAGGTAGCGGCTCACCGCATATGCGAACAGCACTTGGGCAGGGACGCCGGAAACCAGCATCACCGCCACGTGCTCAAAATCGTATTCAAGCATCATCAGCTCGTTTCTCGTCGCGAGGCACGCCTGCGGCGCCGACGTTGAGCGCCAGCTCGGTATCGAACACGCCCTCGTCGGAGGCCGTCGAAAACGTGCCCTCATAGCGGCTCGCCAGGCTCTCAAGGATAGACAGGCCCCACCCGTGCTGCGGAAGCGCCGAACTTTCCTCGCCCTTCGCGAAGGAAACGCGCGAGCGCTTCGGCACGGGTCGGCTGCGGTCGAGACAGCTGTTGCGCATGGACACCCACAAAAAGCCGTGCGCCGTCGTGGCCTTCACCTGGACGAATCGCTCGCCTTCCGGCAGGCTTTCGCATGCATGTATGGCGTTGTCGAACAAATTGGAGAACAGGCAGCACAGCTCGACGTCGGAAAGGGGCAGGTCACGGGGCAGCTGCAAGTCTAAAACGACGGCGATGCCCTTCTGCTCGCACTGATTCGCCTTCATCGCCGCAAGCGTGTTGACGATGGGGTTGGCGCAATAGCGAAGCGGCGCGTGCAGAGACGCGAACGCCTCGTCCGCCGAATCGGCCGATGCGGCGCCTTCGGGCAGCGTGCCATCCGACAGGCTTTCCCCGAGCGCCCGCACCTTGTCTTGCAGCGCCTGCTTGATCTGCCGGGCCTCGTCGAGATTGCTCTGCGCGCACGCCCGCTGCTGCTCCTGCTCGCGAACGACCTGTTCAAGCAAGCGGTTTCGAATGCGCTTCTGGTCGACGGCCTGGGCACGCCTCAGCAGCTTGAACAGCAAAACGTCGACCGGAACGCAGCACGCGCCGACGATCAGGACCCACGCCAGCCAATTCAAAGGCAGGCCGTAGACCACGATGCACGCCGCGACCACAACGAGCGCGGCCAGCTGGCTTGCCGGAAACAGCAGCTTGCCGGCACGTTGCACGGTGGAACCGTGTCGTGAAAGCGCGTCGAGCACGCTGTCAATCGCGGATTCTTTCTGCACCCTGCGCCTTTCGCTCTACGACAAACTTCCCTCGTGGATGTTTTTCACCAGACAATCCCTCGTGGCTTGATACCGATGTTGGCTGATCGGTATCTCCTCACCCGTCGAAAGCAGCAGCTCTTTTTTCTGGAGCGCCTGCACATAATCCAGGTTGACGAGAAAGCTGCGATGACACTGGATGAACCGGTCCGGCAGCTGCTTCATGATCTCCGACAGCTTCCCGTACATCTCGAGAGTGCCGTCCGGCGTTTTGATCTTTATTTTGCGCAGGTCGCTTTCGATGTATGCGATTTTGTGCAGTGGCACAAAAATAAGCCGCCCCGCCTGTTTGACCGGAAGGGCCTCGCGCGAAAGCTGGTCGAGGTTGGCACACGCCTTGTCGAGCGCCTCGAAGAGCTTTTCCCGCTTGACGGGTTTCACGAGAAAATAGGCGTGATTGGTCTGATAGACGTCGGTGCAGTGCTCGATGAAGCTGGTGACGTAGATGATCTGCGTGCCGATGTCCGATTGATAGCGGGACTTGACCACGTCGATGCCGCTCGCCTCGCCGTTCTCGTCAAGGCAGATGTCCATGAACACGATGTTGAACGAGGCTCCTGCGTCCAAGGCCTCTTCAAATTCCTGGGCTGACAAAAAGACCTCGATCTTCGGAGCGACTTCCTGGGGATATTCCAAAACCAGGTCTTTCAGCGTCAGCGCCGCCTGTTTGTCATCGTCCACTATCGCCAGTCGGTTCATGCGTCGAATCGCCCCCTCCCATCGCCGCGCACAGCAGGGACGCCGTTCGCCGGACAAAGCAGCCTGCACAAGCCGCACCCGTCCGTTACTTGCTCGGCAGACGAGCCGACCGGTGATGCCAGACGTGAATCGCCTGAGCAAGGAAGCCCCCCCCCCCCCGAACTATACAACGACGCGGCCTCGCAGCGACGCGGAAGAAGGGCGATCGCAGGCAGCGAAGCGGGGGACGGTATATGAGCAGCATAGGGCAGGCGGCAGGAGGCAGGGGACAGAAGCGGGACGGGGAGGTTGGGGGTGGAGTTGGCAGCGGAGAAATGGTTAGAAGATGGGACGGGGCGGCAGGCGCGACGGGGCGGAAAGCGGAAAGAGGTAGCGAAGGAAACGGGGTGGTAGGCAGAAAGAGGCAGACCCTTTCCGCCTAGCCGGCCTGTTTCCGGCATTGTTTATGTGAAGGAATTGTGTGTTTGAGATTAATTGGGCTTTATAGCGGGCCTCTTGCATCTTTTTTGGAGAAATCGGGCGTTCGAGGCATGAATGAGAGGCATTTTTAGGCCGATTTCGCTCTAGAACTCCCTTGGAGCCGCCATATCTACCGTATATATACGGTAGATTCAGCTATTGCCGCAAGGGATTTGACCGAAAAAGATGCGAGTCATACCCAAAATACCCTGTTTCGTCTCCAGTACACAATTTCTTCACATAAGGAAACGCCTCAGCGGCGAATCCCTAAAACGAGATCGAAATTGTCGAGAATCGCCCTCGTCACTCGCAAGGCTGCGCGAAAAACGCGTCGAGAGCGGCAAGGCCTTTCTGGATGCGATCGGTCACGTGGTCGAAGTGCTTGCCGGGACCGGTCGCGAACGTGACCTGGGCGCCGGCGTCCTGGAAACGGCAGACCGTTTCGCGCGTGCGATCTTCAACGCGGCGAAACGTTGCCGACGAGGCCCGCTTTTCGCCCGTGCCTACCGAAAAATACGCAAAACGGCCGGTCAGACTGTTGGGCGTGCAAGCGCGGGCACAGCACTCGTCCCACCCCTCGAACCACAGCGATCCAGACATGCTGGCCGCAGCCGCAAATTCCGGCGCCTTCAACAGCGCCCATGCGGCGAACAGCCCGCCCAGCGAATAACCTGCGATCGCCCGTGTCGACGGACGCAGCCCGAACGTCGCTTCCGCGCAAGGAAGCGTCTTTGCCAGCAGTCGGTCGAGCGTCGCCTGTGCCTGACCGCCGAACGCCCGCTGCTCCCGATACAACGGCGGCGCAGGCCACGGCGTCAGCGCATCGTCCCAGTTCGGAACTTTGACGCCCACCACATTGACGCCCAAGCCCTCGCTTGCTGCAGCAAGGTCGAAGGGGTGTTTCGGCAAGTCGACGAAATAGACAGTCGGCGCCTCTT from Xiamenia xianingshaonis encodes:
- a CDS encoding alpha/beta hydrolase-fold protein; protein product: MDCRATLHAGSGGEEAPTVYFVDLPKHPFDLAAASEGLGVNVVGVKVPNWDDALTPWPAPPLYREQRAFGGQAQATLDRLLAKTLPCAEATFGLRPSTRAIAGYSLGGLFAAWALLKAPEFAAAASMSGSLWFEGWDECCARACTPNSLTGRFAYFSVGTGEKRASSATFRRVEDRTRETVCRFQDAGAQVTFATGPGKHFDHVTDRIQKGLAALDAFFAQPCE
- a CDS encoding APC family permease, which codes for MRKSNISALGIAFMLFCLVSAGAFGIEEIISSSGPGLTLIILIVLPVVWAHPISRLVAEANAVLPREGGIYAWAKEAFGEFWGFQAGWWTSMDTYISSGAYIAMVGGYTAQLLTLDDAGSFIVKLLVVGCFTVINLVGLVEVERISSFFSVLILVVFGMAVVFGFMNWQTNPFDPIFADPDAPMDCLAQSIGLGIWMYCGYECIAAMSGEYEDSRNVAKGFRIALPLIALSYILPTLACLGAYPVGSWTEWGIEGGFSDEVLGFGTIFSQVLGHTGVAIFLIVAIMSQCTIYNTYLASGSRSFWVLSEDNLFPQFIRKVDRSGRSPYVGVLTIALSSLVFSQFDFVSIVEMNIVFILARYMFLGFIVGRLRKLYPVEQRPSDMYVIGGGKLGLGLYAALTFCIATFVLCLNPVADFLATMLFLASGVVAYVVFKRLYGGLSQVDPKRHPLDPKTRLAVGDTKRIGLFVLMTAGLFVLNALMNAFLLTA
- a CDS encoding ATP-binding protein: MQKESAIDSVLDALSRHGSTVQRAGKLLFPASQLAALVVVAACIVVYGLPLNWLAWVLIVGACCVPVDVLLFKLLRRAQAVDQKRIRNRLLEQVVREQEQQRACAQSNLDEARQIKQALQDKVRALGESLSDGTLPEGAASADSADEAFASLHAPLRYCANPIVNTLAAMKANQCEQKGIAVVLDLQLPRDLPLSDVELCCLFSNLFDNAIHACESLPEGERFVQVKATTAHGFLWVSMRNSCLDRSRPVPKRSRVSFAKGEESSALPQHGWGLSILESLASRYEGTFSTASDEGVFDTELALNVGAAGVPRDEKRADDA
- a CDS encoding LytR/AlgR family response regulator transcription factor; amino-acid sequence: MNRLAIVDDDKQAALTLKDLVLEYPQEVAPKIEVFLSAQEFEEALDAGASFNIVFMDICLDENGEASGIDVVKSRYQSDIGTQIIYVTSFIEHCTDVYQTNHAYFLVKPVKREKLFEALDKACANLDQLSREALPVKQAGRLIFVPLHKIAYIESDLRKIKIKTPDGTLEMYGKLSEIMKQLPDRFIQCHRSFLVNLDYVQALQKKELLLSTGEEIPISQHRYQATRDCLVKNIHEGSLS